The genomic region TTACCAAGAAATATTTTGCTACCTTTAAAAGCAATAAAAAATGTTAACCCAAGTCCATCAACATATACCAATATATGTAACGGCCAACTAAAAACCCTTAGTGGGGAAAAGGAAAAACCTTGGCTTCAGCTTTCAAATATAGAGAATCCTGGATATACTATTGTAATAGATGCAAAACAGTATAAGTATTCGCCATTTTGATTGTGGGTGCTCCTGATCAAATTCAAATCAATGTAATTATACTAACCATCGCATCCTGAGTCTGATACAGCCGAATCATTGGAGCTAGTAGACTATCAAGATCTGCAAAACTTGCATGAAAAGCAACATCAAATAACATAATCGCTTAGTGAAAGACAACTTCTAAGGtatatacataaataaaataagactacCTTTACTTTCAGCCAGAATAAGTAATAGAAATGTAGAAGCTAACAGTAGGCAGTGATCCTCAGAAAACACAAATGCAAGTATTCCTTGCCTGCAACAGTTGTTACTTCATTATAGTTATAGTTATCAAGAAGATGCACTAGATGTTGCATAAACAAACTGCCTCAGGGGATGCTTCCACCTTCaactttgaaaaaagaaaaaagaaacaaccTTTTGGGACATATATCACCATTCGAGCAACTAATATTGACTCTGGTCCTGAAATCTTCCAAAAGATAATCCAGATAGTTCCCATTGATGTTTCCATCTCCTTTTGACTCAGGAGCATAAGAAATAATCTTTTCCACTTCATTCAGGCACTTAGAAAATGGTTTAACTTCATTAGAGCTATCAGAAGCGTTCCCTTCGCTCAGAGTTCTCGCATTTAAGTTCAAAAAATGATACAGGATAACACCAGCCACGTTGTTAATCATGCTTCTTCCCCCAACGACTTGAAGAAGACGTGATAAGATATATAGTGAAGTGATAGCAGATAAATCTGAGCCCTGGGTAAAAGAACATATTGTTCGAGTCAGCGCATCATGTGGAAATAAATCATGGATATAAATTAAAGTATAGCAACTAGCAAGATCAGCTGAAGCAGGCAGATTTCCTTCCCTTTTATTACAAAGTCCTTTGTCCACTTCACCTTTGAACACACTAAAAGAGCCAGACAACTAAGCCAAAAAGTGAGTGACTATATTTTAGTACTGCAATATTGAAAGTAGTAGCTCCTTAAGAGTATGAAGGGATTCTGTTCTTAATCTGAAGACATTATTTTTATCCTCTCTATGCAAGCAGATTCTAAGAAAATCAAGACTGCATACCATTACCAAGTGGGAAATTCCCAGTATATCATGATATATATTCAAACAATCATAAGTTAGAGAATTGTTTTATCAATTATCGTCAATTCATATCAAGTATTAACAGACTTTTAACACTAGAGTTGATATAGCAATGATATACCACAACAGAGGGAAACAGTAATTAGAGTAAACTAATTAGCAGGAAGTTCTCAGATCTCACATTATTATTCATTGAAGCTGGTAATGAGAATAGTACAGGAAACACAAGCCCATTCAGGAGATTCTCAGTAACCAATTGATTCAATCGAGGCTCATCAACACTAAGAATGTCTTTCAAGTAGTATAGTTCATCAATAATTTTATCAGATTCAAGAATCAATCCATTTCTTCTTTTTTGAGTGTCCATATCCCTGTTTGAATAAAGGGCAGTATCATTAGAAATCGGAATCACTCAAGCATATATAAATTAATGAAAAATATCTAACAAATGATTATACCCTTTTTCATGGAGAAAAGCATCTAAGAGAATACACATTTCTCGTAATCTGCCAACCATGACAGAGAAGTAGTCTGAAACTGGTGGCGTCATTATAAATTTATAGACCATCTCATCACTAACTGTCAAACCAAGACCCAAAATACTGTAAACATGGCACTAAGGCATGCTTATGACTTAGAAGCAGATCGAGAGCAGTATACCATTGTAGATGTTGAGAACTATTGTACGTACTGCTGTCTGAATCATCTTTTCCTCATGATGAGCAAACCTTAGAGCCTCAGTGTACAAGGGAAAGGAAACTACAGCATCCTGCAGTTGAATAATGCATCAAAGAAGATCATGCTGAATTTTGCCAGAGAAAACAAGCAAATTTTCCACTTCCACCACGAATTTATGGTAATGATTGCTTTCTCGTGCTTTGATTTCAACAAATAACTAATACAAGATAGGAACTGCATATATTTTTAACCGATATCTTTCTCAACAAAAATGATATTACATTAGCTTTCTAAACGTGTGTAATTCAAAACTACTCTAGCATAGTAAATTCAACAAAACAAAGGATGAATTCATTATTCACTTGTCCTATTCAAAAGTGAGAAGACAATTATTTTAGCTCAATATACAGCAACAAACCATCATATTTACAAGTTTTGACCTACCCCATGTACATTCACAAGAAGGCAAAGTGTGTCTCTGTTTATTTTACCACTAACTGCcctgaatgaagaaatgaaccAAAAGTTAGTTTCTCCTTTTAGAATAAATATTAAAAGATAACAACAAACATAAAACCATGTGAAACAAAAATATCAGAATCAGAAATTTACACCCTTATGTGATTCACTAAtaaaagaaagaggagagaaaattTAGAACATAAACTTGCAACACAACCTTAGAAAAGACACATAGTATGGAGCCAAGTCTCCCCCATCAAGTTCATACGGATGCAAAATGATGCTATTAATATAACCATTGCTGAAACAATAGTCTGCAAGATGCAAAGTCAGCACAACACATTCGATTAAGTACCAGTATGAAGCCTAAGACATACCAGTCGATAATATAAAAGTACCAACAGACCATCTGGATTCTGTGTGCCATATTTGACAACATTTCCGCATAGCATAAGATCTCGTGCATCACACTATTGATGGGTCTAAAGatcttcaattaaaaaaattaaagttttcAACTCAAACAACTATTTCATGCCTAACAATGTATGAACAATAGGTAAAACTCTAAAGTCTAATGACCTTAGCCTGAAACATCAAGAAATACTAACAGTCTTACAAATTGCATGTTCATTATCCATGTTTTGAATCATTATGCTGAGATACTGAAGTAACGGTGCCTCAATTCTTGAATTTTCACTGATATCAAGCATTCGAACGAATTCGGCAACCACTTGGCGATCCATGAAACATCTGAACCATTTAATCAaatacaaaattcaaaattttcaagataATACTAACAAGATCAGAAGCAACGAGATTTTCCCAACAAGATCTTACTCAAGAATGGATGGATCATGTTTATCACCATAAGTAATTATCTCCACAACAGACTGCAATAAATCCAGCACTAATTCCTGCATAAAACAGCATGCATAATCACAAGATGCTTTTTGTTCAATGAAAACAAAATACCACAATGCGAATAAAATTGACTTGTGTTACCCTGTTACGCATGTTCACAACTTTGATCTGCTTCAGTTCATCAATTACGGATCTGTAACCGGAAAATCATCAACAGCAATATTTATAATAAACAAGTTAAAGTGCCGTAAACAACAAAAGCCTCATAAGGCACTACAGAAACTTAATTTCCACAGAAAACTTCACGAAAAGATCAGGTCACTACCAAAAAGAAAGATCATCAAAAATCTCAAAACAGACTCTTTAATCCTGTATAATAGCATTAATAAAAACAAGTTCTAATTCCGGTAACAAGAGTCCCATAAAGCACCACAGAAACTCAATTTTCACAACCAAATTCACGAATAATCAAGTCACTACCTAAGAAGACCATTAGAATCTCATATCAAACCTTATCAAATCAAATCCAGGACAATGTAATATATAAGAAACAAGTTCAAGCTCTGGAAAGTGGAAATAACTAAAGCCCTGTAATGCACAACAGAAACTCAATTTTCACTCTAAAACGCACAAGTGAACAACCAAGTCACAACTGCACTACTAAAGGATCAGCAAAATATCAAAACGAGCCTTAGCAAATCCATAACAATATCATTTATAAGAAATAAGTTCGAGCTCCggagattaaaaataaaataaaataaaaatcctcaTAAACACGCCGCATAAACTCAAGTTCCACATCAAAACTCACAAACAAATAGTGCGCTAACTAAAAGGATCATCAAAATCTCAGAATGAAGCCAAACAAAGCCAAATCCATAACAATATCATTTATAATCAACAAGTTCGAGCTCCAAAAGAAGCAAAATGCAACTTCCACACCAGAATTCACGAACAACTATAATTAACCACGTGAAAAATTCGTCAAAATCTCAAAATCGAACCATACCGAAGTCAGAagcagtaaaaaaaataaaaaacaacgaGAAATCGCAAATTTCGAAGTAGTTTACCTGAAGTGTAGAACGGAGAAGCGATCAACAGATCGCCAGAAAGAACGCATCATGGCGAAGAAAGCGAGGAGATCGAAGAGATCGTTGAGACCGATGCAGTTTTCGAAAATGTGACGACGAAGAAAGAGCAAAGAGTGTAAGAAATAGTGTTGACGTTTCTTTGCATTGCAGAGAGGGAAAAAATGAAAgtgaaagtaaaaaagaaaaaagaaaaaaaaaatggtgcAATGCAGAGTGGTTTGGCCGTTTGGTATTAAAATATGGAGTTTGATGAAGCAACTAACTCAACTACCTTTCAACCTCTCGATTTTAAAACCCTGATTGCTGTAACTAACTAAGTTTCTAAATAACTAACTCTGCTGAGCTGCGTCTTCTGAAGAAAAAGgatttatattaatatattataatacAAAGATTCCTTTTGCTCCTTCATTCGTTCTACGGGTTCAGCATCTAAATTTTTTGGTttagggtaataaaaaggatctaagagAAAGAGTAATACTTCTCTTTAAGaataatgtctaaattattagggGGCAATAACCACTCTAGGTACATCTGCTTGTTTAAAGTAGCAGTCTTAGCCATTAAATCAGCCGCTCTGTTTGCTGTGCGCTGGATTAGCATTAAAGTAGCTGTCTAATTGCGCTGAAACATCTCTCTGATTTTGTCAAGCAGATCAGAATCATTCGTAATCATGCTGGTTGTGCCTCGTGAAACAAGAAGAAACgcatcaagattatcagtttcactttcacatatgacctctttgcactcgcaatcccaaaccataacaagccctctccaaatagcatgaaACTCACAACAGAGAATACTAAAAAGAGGTATACTAGTAGAACAACCTTTCATCCAAATTCACATGCTGTCTCTAATAATACATCCAAAACCAGCTAATTGCTCATTTTCAAAAACGTCTGCATCACAGTTTACTTTACAGAcattcattggaggtggttcccagTTATATTGCAAAGATGaaggaataatatgtttttggttGGTAACAACCTTAGAAAAATCTCGAGCAGCATGTTGAATTAAGTGGACAATTTTCTCCTTACTCCATGGATCATCTGTCATTGTTCCTATCCCTCCAAATTCACCAAAAGGCCGCTGCAAAGAGAAACTAATTTTTGTTGAGGTTAGAACGAATCCAAGACACAAAATCCAAACTAGAGTCCTC from Arachis ipaensis cultivar K30076 chromosome B02, Araip1.1, whole genome shotgun sequence harbors:
- the LOC107626353 gene encoding uncharacterized protein LOC107626353 isoform X8, with the protein product MLCGNVVKYGTQNPDDYCFSNGYINSIILHPYELDGGDLAPYYVSFLRAVSGKINRDTLCLLVNVHGDAVVSFPLYTEALRFAHHEEKMIQTAVRTIVLNIYNVSDEMVYKFIMTPPVSDYFSVMVGRLREMCILLDAFLHEKGDMDTQKRRNGLILESDKIIDELYYLKDILSVDEPRLNQLVTENLLNGLVFPVLFSLPASMNNNGSDLSAITSLYILSRLLQVVGGRSMINNVAGVILYHFLNLNARTLSEGNASDSSNEVKPFSKCLNEVEKIISYAPESKGDGNINGNYLDYLLEDFRTRVNISCSNGDICPKRQGILAFVFSEDHCLLLASTFLLLILAESKDLDSLLAPMIRLYQTQDAMYIQDSLYLKAEAKTNDTSTSKSLDGSIFGGFMPEILNALLKVLAFQESHSTEMLWHAGWCLQKLLNFCREGLDDDNLLLFNTAYDHSHVHFLKELDGVWFDHIPDIVRNEWSSCTKVLEQSSQYKDPIFMLELVLPQQSTNGQTSSCFAWQKTVDAVKAFILHFQLKTFIFKRELAENPLIAISSNDSGVICSSNVSSASFGSNVSLESGIPCTIAFSNAEIRDVYVVPMVHKNTGKLLLTEKHPFRSRHGVVIAIAPLAGLCSFASLSVSQPTIDKDHPSWLHLRVREFNPKLYATKAKGDHFSMPDHFVDGKWILGFPNAKACKDAHLAILREITKQRSAVEATLAPLLNYDLGLAEENREK
- the LOC107626353 gene encoding uncharacterized protein LOC107626353 isoform X2, which encodes MMRSFWRSVDRFSVLHFRSVIDELKQIKVVNMRNRELVLDLLQSVVEIITYGDKHDPSILECFMDRQVVAEFVRMLDISENSRIEAPLLQYLSIMIQNMDNEHAIYYCFSNGYINSIILHPYELDGGDLAPYYVSFLRAVSGKINRDTLCLLVNVHGDAVVSFPLYTEALRFAHHEEKMIQTAVRTIVLNIYNVSDEMVYKFIMTPPVSDYFSVMVGRLREMCILLDAFLHEKGDMDTQKRRNGLILESDKIIDELYYLKDILSVDEPRLNQLVTENLLNGLVFPVLFSLPASMNNNGSDLSAITSLYILSRLLQVVGGRSMINNVAGVILYHFLNLNARTLSEGNASDSSNEVKPFSKCLNEVEKIISYAPESKGDGNINGNYLDYLLEDFRTRVNISCSNGDICPKRQGILAFVFSEDHCLLLASTFLLLILAESKDLDSLLAPMIRLYQTQDAMYIQDSLYLKAEAKTNDTSTSKSLDGSIFGGFMPEILNALLKVLAFQESHSTEMLWHAGWCLQKLLNFCREGLDDDNLLLFNTAYDHSHVHFLKELDGVWFDHIPDIVRNEWSSCTKVLEQSSQYKDPIFMLELVLPQQSTNGQTSSCFAWQKTVDAVKAFILHFQLKTFIFKRELAENPLIAISSNDSGVICSSNVSSASFGSNVSLESGIPCTIAFSNAEIRDVYVVPMVHKNTGKLLLTEKHPFRSRHGVVIAIAPLAGLCSFASLSVSQPTIDKDHPSWLHLRVREFNPKLYATKAKGDHFSMPDHFVDGKWILGFPNAKACKDAHLAILREITKQRSAVEATLAPLLNYDLGLAEENREK
- the LOC107626353 gene encoding uncharacterized protein LOC107626353 isoform X11 → MMRSFWRSVDRFSVLHFRSVIDELKQIKVVNMRNRELVLDLLQSVVEIITYGDKHDPSILECFMDRQVVAEFVRMLDISENSRIEAPLLQYLSIMIQNMDNEHAILNHKMCILLDAFLHEKGDMDTQKRRNGLILESDKIIDELYYLKDILSVDEPRLNQLVTENLLNGLVFPVLFSLPASMNNNGSDLSAITSLYILSRLLQVVGGRSMINNVAGVILYHFLNLNARTLSEGNASDSSNEVKPFSKCLNEVEKIISYAPESKGDGNINGNYLDYLLEDFRTRVNISCSNGDICPKRQGILAFVFSEDHCLLLASTFLLLILAESKDLDSLLAPMIRLYQTQDAMYIQDSLYLKAEAKTNDTSTSKSLDGSIFGGFMPEILNALLKVLAFQESHSTEMLWHAGWCLQKLLNFCREGLDDDNLLLFNTAYDHSHVHFLKELDGVWFDHIPDIVRNEWSSCTKVLEQSSQYKDPIFMLELVLPQQSTNGQTSSCFAWQKTVDAVKAFILHFQLKTFIFKRELAENPLIAISSNDSGVICSSNVSSASFGSNVSLESGIPCTIAFSNAEIRDVYVVPMVHKNTGKLLLTEKHPFRSRHGVVIAIAPLAGLCSFASLSVSQPTIDKDHPSWLHLRVREFNPKLYATKAKGDHFSMPDHFVDGKWILGFPNAKACKDAHLAILREITKQRSAVEATLAPLLNYDLGLAEENREK
- the LOC107626353 gene encoding uncharacterized protein LOC107626353 isoform X7, which translates into the protein MRKCCQIWHTESRWSVGTFILSTDYCFSNGYINSIILHPYELDGGDLAPYYVSFLRAVSGKINRDTLCLLVNVHGDAVVSFPLYTEALRFAHHEEKMIQTAVRTIVLNIYNVSDEMVYKFIMTPPVSDYFSVMVGRLREMCILLDAFLHEKGDMDTQKRRNGLILESDKIIDELYYLKDILSVDEPRLNQLVTENLLNGLVFPVLFSLPASMNNNGSDLSAITSLYILSRLLQVVGGRSMINNVAGVILYHFLNLNARTLSEGNASDSSNEVKPFSKCLNEVEKIISYAPESKGDGNINGNYLDYLLEDFRTRVNISCSNGDICPKRQGILAFVFSEDHCLLLASTFLLLILAESKDLDSLLAPMIRLYQTQDAMYIQDSLYLKAEAKTNDTSTSKSLDGSIFGGFMPEILNALLKVLAFQESHSTEMLWHAGWCLQKLLNFCREGLDDDNLLLFNTAYDHSHVHFLKELDGVWFDHIPDIVRNEWSSCTKVLEQSSQYKDPIFMLELVLPQQSTNGQTSSCFAWQKTVDAVKAFILHFQLKTFIFKRELAENPLIAISSNDSGVICSSNVSSASFGSNVSLESGIPCTIAFSNAEIRDVYVVPMVHKNTGKLLLTEKHPFRSRHGVVIAIAPLAGLCSFASLSVSQPTIDKDHPSWLHLRVREFNPKLYATKAKGDHFSMPDHFVDGKWILGFPNAKACKDAHLAILREITKQRSAVEATLAPLLNYDLGLAEENREK
- the LOC107626353 gene encoding uncharacterized protein LOC107626353 isoform X6, coding for MILSVIDELKQIKVVNMRNRELVLDLLQSVVEIITYGDKHDPSILECFMDRQVVAEFVRMLDISENSRIEAPLLQYLSIMIQNMDNEHAICKTIFRPINSVMHEILCYAEMLSNMAHRIQMVCWYFYIIDWAVSGKINRDTLCLLVNVHGDAVVSFPLYTEALRFAHHEEKMIQTAVRTIVLNIYNVSDEMVYKFIMTPPVSDYFSVMVGRLREMCILLDAFLHEKGDMDTQKRRNGLILESDKIIDELYYLKDILSVDEPRLNQLVTENLLNGLVFPVLFSLPASMNNNGSDLSAITSLYILSRLLQVVGGRSMINNVAGVILYHFLNLNARTLSEGNASDSSNEVKPFSKCLNEVEKIISYAPESKGDGNINGNYLDYLLEDFRTRVNISCSNGDICPKRQGILAFVFSEDHCLLLASTFLLLILAESKDLDSLLAPMIRLYQTQDAMYIQDSLYLKAEAKTNDTSTSKSLDGSIFGGFMPEILNALLKVLAFQESHSTEMLWHAGWCLQKLLNFCREGLDDDNLLLFNTAYDHSHVHFLKELDGVWFDHIPDIVRNEWSSCTKVLEQSSQYKDPIFMLELVLPQQSTNGQTSSCFAWQKTVDAVKAFILHFQLKTFIFKRELAENPLIAISSNDSGVICSSNVSSASFGSNVSLESGIPCTIAFSNAEIRDVYVVPMVHKNTGKLLLTEKHPFRSRHGVVIAIAPLAGLCSFASLSVSQPTIDKDHPSWLHLRVREFNPKLYATKAKGDHFSMPDHFVDGKWILGFPNAKACKDAHLAILREITKQRSAVEATLAPLLNYDLGLAEENREK
- the LOC107626353 gene encoding uncharacterized protein LOC107626353 isoform X4, with translation MMRSFWRSVDRFSVLHFRSVIDELKQIKVVNMRNRELVLDLLQSVVEIITYGDKHDPSILECFMDRQVVAEFVRMLDISENSRIEAPLLQYLSIMIQNMDNEHAICKTIFRPINSVMHEILCYAEMLSNMAHRIQMVCWYFYIIDWAVSGKINRDTLCLLVNVHGDAVVSFPLYTEALRFAHHEEKMIQTAVRTIVLNIYNVSDEMVYKFIMTPPVSDYFSVMVGRLREMCILLDAFLHEKGDMDTQKRRNGLILESDKIIDELYYLKDILSVDEPRLNQLVTENLLNGLVFPVLFSLPASMNNNGSDLSAITSLYILSRLLQVVGGRSMINNVAGVILYHFLNLNARTLSEGNASDSSNEVKPFSKCLNEVEKIISYAPESKGDGNINGNYLDYLLEDFRTRVNISCSNGDICPKRQGILAFVFSEDHCLLLASTFLLLILAESKDLDSLLAPMIRLYQTQDAMTNDTSTSKSLDGSIFGGFMPEILNALLKVLAFQESHSTEMLWHAGWCLQKLLNFCREGLDDDNLLLFNTAYDHSHVHFLKELDGVWFDHIPDIVRNEWSSCTKVLEQSSQYKDPIFMLELVLPQQSTNGQTSSCFAWQKTVDAVKAFILHFQLKTFIFKRELAENPLIAISSNDSGVICSSNVSSASFGSNVSLESGIPCTIAFSNAEIRDVYVVPMVHKNTGKLLLTEKHPFRSRHGVVIAIAPLAGLCSFASLSVSQPTIDKDHPSWLHLRVREFNPKLYATKAKGDHFSMPDHFVDGKWILGFPNAKACKDAHLAILREITKQRSAVEATLAPLLNYDLGLAEENREK
- the LOC107626353 gene encoding uncharacterized protein LOC107626353 isoform X3, which produces MMRSFWRSVDRFSVLHFRSVIDELKQIKVVNMRNRELVLDLLQSVVEIITYGDKHDPSILECFMDRQVVAEFVRMLDISENSRIEAPLLQYLSIMIQNMDNEHAICKTIFRPINSVMHEILCYAEMLSNMAHRIQMVCWYFYIIDWAVSGKINRDTLCLLVNVHGDAVVSFPLYTEALRFAHHEEKMIQTAVRTIVLNIYNVSDEMVYKFIMTPPVSDYFSVMVGRLREMCILLDAFLHEKGDMDTQKRRNGLILESDKIIDELYYLKDILSVDEPRLNQLVTENLLNGLVFPVLFSLPASMNNNGSDLSAITSLYILSRLLQVVGGRSMINNVAGVILYHFLNLNARTLSEGNASDSSNEVKPFSKCLNEVEKIISYAPESKGDGNINGNYLDYLLEDFRTRVNISCSNGDICPKRQGILAFVFSEDHCLLLASTFLLLILAESKDLDSLLAPMIRLYQTQDAMYIQDSLYLKAEAKTNDTSTSKSLDGSIFGGFMPEILNALLKVLAFQESHSTEMLWHAGWCLQKLLNFCREGLDDDNLLLFNTAYDHSHVHFLKELDGVWFDHIPDIVRNEWSSCTKVLEQSSQYKDPIFMLELVLPQQSTNGQTSSCFAWQKTVDAVKAFILHFQLKTFIFKRELAENPLIAISSNDSGVICSSNVSSASFGSNVSLESGIPCTIAFSNAEIRDVYVVPMVHKNTGKLLLTEKHPFRSRHGVVIAIAPLAGLCPTIDKDHPSWLHLRVREFNPKLYATKAKGDHFSMPDHFVDGKWILGFPNAKACKDAHLAILREITKQRSAVEATLAPLLNYDLGLAEENREK
- the LOC107626353 gene encoding uncharacterized protein LOC107626353 isoform X5 — protein: MDLLRSVIDELKQIKVVNMRNRELVLDLLQSVVEIITYGDKHDPSILECFMDRQVVAEFVRMLDISENSRIEAPLLQYLSIMIQNMDNEHAICKTIFRPINSVMHEILCYAEMLSNMAHRIQMVCWYFYIIDWAVSGKINRDTLCLLVNVHGDAVVSFPLYTEALRFAHHEEKMIQTAVRTIVLNIYNVSDEMVYKFIMTPPVSDYFSVMVGRLREMCILLDAFLHEKGDMDTQKRRNGLILESDKIIDELYYLKDILSVDEPRLNQLVTENLLNGLVFPVLFSLPASMNNNGSDLSAITSLYILSRLLQVVGGRSMINNVAGVILYHFLNLNARTLSEGNASDSSNEVKPFSKCLNEVEKIISYAPESKGDGNINGNYLDYLLEDFRTRVNISCSNGDICPKRQGILAFVFSEDHCLLLASTFLLLILAESKDLDSLLAPMIRLYQTQDAMYIQDSLYLKAEAKTNDTSTSKSLDGSIFGGFMPEILNALLKVLAFQESHSTEMLWHAGWCLQKLLNFCREGLDDDNLLLFNTAYDHSHVHFLKELDGVWFDHIPDIVRNEWSSCTKVLEQSSQYKDPIFMLELVLPQQSTNGQTSSCFAWQKTVDAVKAFILHFQLKTFIFKRELAENPLIAISSNDSGVICSSNVSSASFGSNVSLESGIPCTIAFSNAEIRDVYVVPMVHKNTGKLLLTEKHPFRSRHGVVIAIAPLAGLCSFASLSVSQPTIDKDHPSWLHLRVREFNPKLYATKAKGDHFSMPDHFVDGKWILGFPNAKACKDAHLAILREITKQRSAVEATLAPLLNYDLGLAEENREK
- the LOC107626353 gene encoding uncharacterized protein LOC107626353 isoform X10, yielding MMRSFWRSVDRFSVLHFRSVIDELKQIKVVNMRNRELVLDLLQSVVEIITYGDKHDPSILECFMDRQVVAEFVRMLDISENSRIEAPLLQYLSIMIQNMDNEHAIYYCFSNGYINSIILHPYELDGGDLAPYYVSFLRDMDTQKRRNGLILESDKIIDELYYLKDILSVDEPRLNQLVTENLLNGLVFPVLFSLPASMNNNGSDLSAITSLYILSRLLQVVGGRSMINNVAGVILYHFLNLNARTLSEGNASDSSNEVKPFSKCLNEVEKIISYAPESKGDGNINGNYLDYLLEDFRTRVNISCSNGDICPKRQGILAFVFSEDHCLLLASTFLLLILAESKDLDSLLAPMIRLYQTQDAMYIQDSLYLKAEAKTNDTSTSKSLDGSIFGGFMPEILNALLKVLAFQESHSTEMLWHAGWCLQKLLNFCREGLDDDNLLLFNTAYDHSHVHFLKELDGVWFDHIPDIVRNEWSSCTKVLEQSSQYKDPIFMLELVLPQQSTNGQTSSCFAWQKTVDAVKAFILHFQLKTFIFKRELAENPLIAISSNDSGVICSSNVSSASFGSNVSLESGIPCTIAFSNAEIRDVYVVPMVHKNTGKLLLTEKHPFRSRHGVVIAIAPLAGLCSFASLSVSQPTIDKDHPSWLHLRVREFNPKLYATKAKGDHFSMPDHFVDGKWILGFPNAKACKDAHLAILREITKQRSAVEATLAPLLNYDLGLAEENREK
- the LOC107626353 gene encoding uncharacterized protein LOC107626353 isoform X9: MNMQFIFRPINSVMHEILCYAEMLSNMAHRIQMVCWYFYIIDWAVSGKINRDTLCLLVNVHGDAVVSFPLYTEALRFAHHEEKMIQTAVRTIVLNIYNVSDEMVYKFIMTPPVSDYFSVMVGRLREMCILLDAFLHEKGDMDTQKRRNGLILESDKIIDELYYLKDILSVDEPRLNQLVTENLLNGLVFPVLFSLPASMNNNGSDLSAITSLYILSRLLQVVGGRSMINNVAGVILYHFLNLNARTLSEGNASDSSNEVKPFSKCLNEVEKIISYAPESKGDGNINGNYLDYLLEDFRTRVNISCSNGDICPKRQGILAFVFSEDHCLLLASTFLLLILAESKDLDSLLAPMIRLYQTQDAMYIQDSLYLKAEAKTNDTSTSKSLDGSIFGGFMPEILNALLKVLAFQESHSTEMLWHAGWCLQKLLNFCREGLDDDNLLLFNTAYDHSHVHFLKELDGVWFDHIPDIVRNEWSSCTKVLEQSSQYKDPIFMLELVLPQQSTNGQTSSCFAWQKTVDAVKAFILHFQLKTFIFKRELAENPLIAISSNDSGVICSSNVSSASFGSNVSLESGIPCTIAFSNAEIRDVYVVPMVHKNTGKLLLTEKHPFRSRHGVVIAIAPLAGLCSFASLSVSQPTIDKDHPSWLHLRVREFNPKLYATKAKGDHFSMPDHFVDGKWILGFPNAKACKDAHLAILREITKQRSAVEATLAPLLNYDLGLAEENREK
- the LOC107626353 gene encoding uncharacterized protein LOC107626353 isoform X1; the protein is MMRSFWRSVDRFSVLHFRSVIDELKQIKVVNMRNRELVLDLLQSVVEIITYGDKHDPSILECFMDRQVVAEFVRMLDISENSRIEAPLLQYLSIMIQNMDNEHAICKTIFRPINSVMHEILCYAEMLSNMAHRIQMVCWYFYIIDWAVSGKINRDTLCLLVNVHGDAVVSFPLYTEALRFAHHEEKMIQTAVRTIVLNIYNVSDEMVYKFIMTPPVSDYFSVMVGRLREMCILLDAFLHEKGDMDTQKRRNGLILESDKIIDELYYLKDILSVDEPRLNQLVTENLLNGLVFPVLFSLPASMNNNGSDLSAITSLYILSRLLQVVGGRSMINNVAGVILYHFLNLNARTLSEGNASDSSNEVKPFSKCLNEVEKIISYAPESKGDGNINGNYLDYLLEDFRTRVNISCSNGDICPKRQGILAFVFSEDHCLLLASTFLLLILAESKDLDSLLAPMIRLYQTQDAMYIQDSLYLKAEAKTNDTSTSKSLDGSIFGGFMPEILNALLKVLAFQESHSTEMLWHAGWCLQKLLNFCREGLDDDNLLLFNTAYDHSHVHFLKELDGVWFDHIPDIVRNEWSSCTKVLEQSSQYKDPIFMLELVLPQQSTNGQTSSCFAWQKTVDAVKAFILHFQLKTFIFKRELAENPLIAISSNDSGVICSSNVSSASFGSNVSLESGIPCTIAFSNAEIRDVYVVPMVHKNTGKLLLTEKHPFRSRHGVVIAIAPLAGLCSFASLSVSQPTIDKDHPSWLHLRVREFNPKLYATKAKGDHFSMPDHFVDGKWILGFPNAKACKDAHLAILREITKQRSAVEATLAPLLNYDLGLAEENREK